One Xiphophorus hellerii strain 12219 chromosome 24, Xiphophorus_hellerii-4.1, whole genome shotgun sequence DNA window includes the following coding sequences:
- the clic5a gene encoding chloride intracellular channel protein 5a gives MTDTVTEEEKDPDIELFVKAGSDGESIGNCPFSQRLFMILWLKGVVFNVTTVDLKRKPADLHNLAPGTHPPFLTFEGNVLTDVNKIEEYLEEMLGPPKYPRLATKNRESNVAGNDIFARFSAYVKNTRPEKNRSLEKSLNKALAKLDEYLMRPIPDEVQSGRHSGEGLSSRKYLDGDELTLADCNLLPKLHVVKVVAKKYRNYDVPSEFKGVWRYLDNAYKRDEFTNTCAADVEIELAYQAVAKRLEK, from the exons ATGACGGATACTGTAACCGAGGAAGAGAAGGATCCTgatattgaattatttgttaAG gctGGGAGTGACGGGGAGAGCATTGGAAACTGTCCTTTCTCCCAACGTCTCTTCATGATCCTTTGGCTGAAGGGAGTAGTCTTTAACGTCACTACCGTCGATTTAAAAAG gaaaCCAGCTGATCTTCACAACCTCGCCCCAGGAACACATCCGCCATTCCTTACCTTCGAGGGAAACGTTCTCACAGATGTCAACAAGATAGAAGAGTACCTGGAGGAGATGCTGGGTCCACCCAA GTATCCCAGGCTTGCAACAAAGAACCGTGAATCCAATGTTGCAGGAAATGACATCTTTGCCAGATTCTCAGCTTACGTCAAAAACACAAGACCGGAGAAAAATCGCT CTTTGGAGAAGAGTCTGAACAAAGCCTTGGCGAAACTGGACGAGTATTTAATGAGGCCGATTCCTGATGAGGTTCAATCTGGACGGCACAGCGGCGAAGGCCTGTCCAGCCGCAAATATCTAGACGGCGATGAACTGACACTTGCTGACTGCAACCTTCTACCCAAGCTCCATGTTGTTAAG gTGGTTGCAAAGAAATACAGAAACTATGACGTCCCTTCTGAATTCAAAGGGGTGTGGCGTTACCTTGACAACGCCTACAAGCGAGACGAGTTCACTAACACATGTGCAGCAGATGTGGAGATCGAGCTAGCCTACCAGGCCGTGGCCAAGAGGCTAGAAAAATGA